The Vitis riparia cultivar Riparia Gloire de Montpellier isolate 1030 chromosome 10, EGFV_Vit.rip_1.0, whole genome shotgun sequence genome includes a region encoding these proteins:
- the LOC117923946 gene encoding beta-amyrin 28-monooxygenase-like, translating to MEVLVLSLSVALPLLFLGLFIFAFTRKLGDGDKKLPPGSLGWPIMGETLEFLFGKPENFVFDRMKKYSPDIFKTKILGEKTVVICGPEGHKFLFSSETKYFTAFRPHSMQKIFRSYQAAAPKQIARDAEAKIIRAPGFLKPEALIHYLGKMDSITQQQLQAHWEGKNEVKVFPFAKTLTLTLACRFFLGIDDPERIARLVTNFDDITLGMHSIPLRIPGTNFYQASKAAVAIRKELFTIIKEKKAAMATGQSMRDILSHMIVATDPTGRFMPEAEIADKIMGLLTAGYSTVATAIAFFMKFVGERLDIYNRILAEQWEIAASKQPGDFLGWDDMHKMKYSWNTVYEVMRFTPPLQGTFRTVLEDFTYAGYTIPKGWKVYWTVSTTNKNPAYFRDPEKFDPTRYEERNGSSPPPFAFVPFGGGPRMCPGKEYARFAILTFLHNVVKRYKWEVLLPDEKIVGDMMPTPQKGLPIRLQPH from the exons ATGGAGGTCTTGGTATTATCCCTCTCCGTTGCTCTTCCGCTTCTCTTTCTTGGCCTTTTCATCTTTGCTTTTACCCGAAAATTGGGTGATGGTGATAAGAAGTTGCCTCCTGGGAGCTTGGGATGGCCTATTATGGGGGAGACCTTAGAGTTTTTGTTTGGGAAGCCGGAAAATTTTGTGTTCGATAGGATGAAGAAGTACTCCCCTGACATTTTCAAGACCAAGATATTGGGGGAGAAGACTGTGGTGATTTGTGGGCCTGAGGGACACAAGTTTCTGTTTTCGAGCGAGACCAAGTACTTCACCGCATTTCGCCCCCATTCCATGCAGAAGATCTTCAGATCATACCAGGCTGCTGCTCCGAAGCAGATAGCCAGGGACGCTGAGGCTAAAATCATAAGGGCGCCAGGGTTTTTGAAGCCGGAAGCACTGATTCACTACCTGGGGAAAATGGACTCCATCACACAGCAGCAGCTGCAGGCTCACTGGGAGGGAAAGAACGAAGTGAAGGTCTTCCCTTTCGCCAAGACACTCACCTTGACTCTTGCTTGCCGCTTCTTCCTAGGCATCGACGATCCTGAAAGGATAGCTAGGCTTGTTACCAATTTCGATGATATTACCTTGGGGATGCACTCTATTCCTTTGAGGATCCCCGGGACAAATTTTTATCAAGCTAGCAAGGCTGCAGTTGCCATCCGCAAGGAGCTCTTCACCATCATCAAGGAGAAGAAAGCCGCCATGGCCACTGGACAGTCCATGCGAGATATTTTATCACATATGATTGTTGCTACCGACCCAACCGGCAGATTCATGCCCGAGGCTGAGATTGCTGACAAAATCATGGGTTTATTAACTGCCGGATACAGTACTGTTGCCACCGCTATTGCTTTCTTCATGAAATTTGTCGGAGAGAGACTTGATATCTACAACAGGATCTTGGCCG aGCAATGGGAGATCGCAGCCAGCAAGCAGCCTGGAGATTTCCTAGGCTGGGATGATATGCACAAGATGAAGTACTCATGGAATACAGTGTATGAAGTGATGAGATTCACACCCCCACTTCAGGGAACTTTCAGAACTGTTCTTGAGGACTTTACCTATGCCGGTTACACCATTCCAAAAGGCTGGAAG GTATATTGGACAGTGAGCACCACAAACAAAAACCCGGCATACTTCCGGGACCCAGAAAAGTTCGATCCAACTAGGTATGAGGAACGGAATGGATCATCACCACCTCCTTTTGCGTTCGTGCCATTTGGAGGGGGGCCGAGAATGTGTCCAGGAAAAGAGTATGCAAGATTCGCAATTCTCACATTCCTTCACAACGTTGTGAAGAGATACAAGTGGGAAGTGCTCCTTCCTGATGAGAAGATTGTGGGTGATATGATGCCAACCCCACAAAAAGGACTTCCTATTCGCCTTCAACCACACtga